The Pedobacter africanus genome has a window encoding:
- a CDS encoding RagB/SusD family nutrient uptake outer membrane protein, protein MRNSYNICTAALLILASVFASCKKDSLNLIPTNDIIADQVYSSPEGYKQAFAKVYASWALVGTKGPGSLIGDLAGFDPAQTDFLRQYWNLQELCSDESSCAWPDPGVPDAVYGTPGPDNNMIRGLYARCIYQITLVNEFLRESTPEKLSSRNITGQAATDIALYRSEARFLRAFQYSVLMDLFGNPPFLTEADEIGKVAPKQIKRADLFNYVESELKAIEGELAAPMANEYGRADRAAAWTILARIYLNSEVYLGAGKGKYTEAIAYASKVIGAGYSLAGNYRHLFLTDNRYTSKEIILTINYDGFKTQTYGGTTFLINGNVDPGMNPASFGIPGGGWSGYRTKSTLPLLFGDYSGNTDKRALFFGNKIANDDISVSTDGLRTTKFRNVSSTGEMGGSQDGMLCSLDFPLLRLADVYLVYAEAVLRGGTGGSMAQALAYFNQIRQRAYGNTSGNVIAITLNDILNERGRELYLEGYRRTDLIRFGKFTGSDYLWPWKGGVKAGKALEDFRALFPLPSTDVVANPNLSQNTGY, encoded by the coding sequence ATGAGGAATAGCTATAACATATGTACCGCCGCCTTGCTGATCCTGGCATCGGTATTCGCCTCCTGCAAAAAAGACAGTTTAAACCTGATCCCAACCAATGATATCATTGCCGATCAGGTTTACAGCAGCCCTGAAGGCTATAAACAGGCCTTTGCAAAAGTCTACGCCAGCTGGGCGCTGGTGGGTACCAAAGGTCCGGGCAGCCTGATTGGCGACCTGGCAGGCTTTGATCCGGCACAGACCGATTTCCTGAGACAATACTGGAACCTGCAGGAACTCTGCAGCGATGAATCCAGCTGCGCCTGGCCAGATCCGGGCGTTCCCGATGCCGTATATGGCACACCCGGGCCCGACAATAACATGATCCGGGGTTTGTATGCCCGTTGTATTTACCAGATCACATTGGTCAATGAATTTTTGAGGGAAAGTACCCCAGAAAAACTGAGCAGCCGAAACATTACCGGACAGGCCGCAACGGATATTGCGCTTTACCGCTCAGAAGCCAGGTTTTTAAGGGCTTTTCAGTACAGTGTATTGATGGATCTTTTTGGTAACCCGCCATTCCTGACCGAAGCTGATGAAATCGGGAAAGTAGCGCCAAAACAGATAAAACGGGCTGATCTGTTCAATTATGTAGAATCAGAACTGAAGGCCATTGAGGGCGAACTGGCGGCACCCATGGCCAATGAGTATGGCAGGGCCGATCGTGCTGCGGCATGGACCATCCTGGCCCGTATTTACCTCAATTCAGAAGTATATCTTGGCGCAGGTAAAGGCAAATATACCGAAGCCATTGCCTATGCCAGCAAAGTTATTGGCGCCGGGTACAGCCTGGCGGGCAATTACAGGCACCTGTTTCTTACGGATAACCGCTACACCAGTAAAGAAATTATCCTGACCATCAATTACGATGGTTTTAAAACGCAAACCTATGGTGGCACAACCTTCCTCATCAATGGCAATGTAGACCCTGGTATGAACCCAGCCTCATTTGGTATACCTGGTGGCGGATGGAGCGGATACCGCACCAAAAGCACGCTGCCATTGCTGTTTGGGGATTATAGCGGCAATACCGATAAGCGGGCTTTGTTCTTTGGTAACAAAATAGCCAATGATGATATTTCGGTTTCCACAGATGGGCTGCGGACCACCAAATTCAGGAATGTAAGCTCGACCGGTGAAATGGGTGGCTCGCAGGACGGGATGTTGTGTTCCCTTGATTTTCCATTGCTGCGCCTTGCAGATGTTTACCTGGTGTATGCTGAGGCAGTACTGCGTGGCGGAACAGGAGGAAGTATGGCACAAGCCCTTGCTTATTTTAACCAGATCAGACAGCGTGCGTATGGAAATACTTCGGGTAATGTGATTGCAATAACACTTAACGACATTTTAAATGAGCGGGGCAGGGAGCTTTACCTTGAAGGATATCGCCGTACTGATCTGATCCGCTTTGGAAAATTCACAGGATCGGATTATTTATGGCCATGGAAAGGCGGGGTAAAAGCCGGCAAAGCGCTCGAAGATTTCAGGGCCTTATTTCCACTTCCCTCAACAGACGTAGTGGCCAATCCGAACCTTAGCCAGAACACAGGATATTAA
- a CDS encoding SusE domain-containing protein yields MKSLILKSILFSLMAIVLWSCKKDEAPVVATAGTPGALQASATTLVLDKTMLSTNVVTFTIADAYFGYQAAITNTLQLSVKGQNFAADKTKEFTLEPKVKSKSYNGFDFNNLLLALNLPTTSSSDVEIRVKSSISNALSPVYSNVVTINARPFPLTAWVYVPGAYQGWDILKADSLISPTGNGVYTGVINFVAANSEFKITPAKKWDVSYGDGGGGKLSKTGGNLKNTAAGPQLLTVDLNKNEWTIAPASRWSIIGDAVPGSGWFLDTDMKYINDGKGQYALTTNLLVGEFKFRRNYDWGTTIGNGAANIKVTTAGNYTLILTVNADGKTGTYTITKN; encoded by the coding sequence ATGAAATCATTGATTTTAAAATCCATTCTCTTTAGCCTGATGGCTATAGTATTGTGGTCCTGCAAGAAGGATGAAGCGCCTGTTGTTGCTACAGCAGGCACTCCTGGGGCTTTGCAGGCATCTGCCACTACGCTGGTGCTGGATAAAACGATGCTCAGCACCAATGTGGTTACTTTTACAATAGCAGATGCCTATTTCGGTTATCAGGCAGCCATTACCAATACGCTGCAGCTTTCGGTAAAGGGGCAGAATTTTGCTGCCGATAAAACCAAAGAATTTACACTGGAGCCTAAAGTGAAAAGTAAAAGCTATAACGGCTTTGACTTTAACAACCTGCTGCTGGCCCTTAACTTGCCCACCACCAGCAGTTCAGATGTCGAGATCAGGGTTAAATCTTCCATATCCAATGCCTTAAGTCCGGTTTACAGCAATGTGGTTACCATTAACGCACGTCCATTTCCCCTAACCGCCTGGGTATACGTTCCGGGAGCTTATCAGGGCTGGGACATTTTAAAGGCCGATAGCCTGATCTCGCCAACCGGCAATGGGGTATATACCGGGGTTATTAATTTCGTAGCTGCAAATTCTGAATTTAAAATAACTCCAGCCAAGAAATGGGATGTTTCTTACGGAGACGGGGGCGGAGGAAAGCTTAGCAAAACAGGGGGAAACCTTAAAAATACTGCCGCCGGTCCTCAGTTGTTAACGGTTGACCTGAATAAAAACGAATGGACAATAGCACCTGCAAGCCGTTGGTCTATAATCGGCGATGCGGTTCCTGGCAGCGGCTGGTTTCTGGATACCGATATGAAGTACATCAACGATGGAAAGGGACAATATGCCTTGACTACCAATCTTTTGGTTGGAGAATTTAAATTCAGGAGAAATTACGATTGGGGTACAACCATAGGTAATGGCGCGGCAAATATCAAAGTTACAACAGCAGGCAATTACACTTTGATCCTGACAGTAAATGCCGACGGAAAAACAGGCACTTATACCATCACTAAAAATTAA
- a CDS encoding glycoside hydrolase family 65 protein: MKNYIKADEWKIIEEGFDPHLNKISESIFSLGNGRMGQRANFEESYTGDTLQGNYIAGVYYPDKTRVGWWKNGYPESLAKVINAASWIGLNISVDGETLDLAQAEVSNFRRELNMREGYLLRSFTARLKSGKTLAITAQRFCSIANDEVAALRYSITPVDFSGTINVTAFIDGDVINQDSNYGEKFWEEVEGQLNGNEAYLTLRTKKTAFEVCTGTSISIFKGNDQTYPELETVRKEKYLGQTFSIYCSAEESLSICKIAANLSSENHPKDRLMANCREVVQKAAALGFEQLLQAQTAAWACKWQESDIVIEGDIAAQQAIRFNIFQLFQTYTGKDDRLNIGPKGFTGEKYGGSTFWDTEAYCLPFYLATAEPNVGRNLLIYRYKQLDKAIQNAEKLGFKNGAALYPMVTMNGEECHNEWEITFEEIHRNGAIAFAIHNYIRYTGDEAYMAEYGLEVLIAIARFWKQRVNWSNDKQRYMILGVTGPNEYENNVDNNWYTNLMASWCLKYAAEALQQVKMQVPKQYRQLAGKLDFKEKELADWAVIVEKMYYPQDPKRGIFLQQDGYLDKEPLTVKHLSASDRPLNQKWSWDRILRSCFIKQADVLQGLYFFEEDYDLETIRRNFDYYEPKTVHESSLSPCVHSILAAKLNDEARAYEFYLRTARLDLDDYNNDTEDGLHITSMAGTWMSIVEGFAGMRVREGQLQFNPFLPGKWEAFSFSILFRGARLNIRITEHGIRIKNDSAVALTVKVRDVVYPLAAHAEIKADDNVIWPVM, from the coding sequence ATGAAGAATTACATTAAAGCAGACGAGTGGAAGATTATTGAAGAGGGCTTTGATCCGCATTTAAACAAAATATCGGAGAGCATTTTTAGTTTGGGCAACGGCAGGATGGGGCAGCGCGCCAATTTTGAAGAAAGCTATACCGGTGACACCTTACAGGGCAATTACATTGCCGGTGTTTATTATCCGGATAAAACCCGTGTGGGCTGGTGGAAAAACGGCTATCCCGAATCGCTGGCCAAAGTGATCAATGCGGCCAGCTGGATCGGCTTGAATATCAGCGTTGATGGCGAAACCCTGGACCTGGCACAAGCCGAAGTGAGCAACTTCAGGCGCGAACTGAACATGCGTGAAGGCTACCTGCTGCGCAGTTTTACAGCCCGTTTAAAAAGCGGTAAAACCCTGGCGATAACTGCCCAGCGCTTTTGCAGCATTGCCAACGATGAGGTGGCAGCCTTACGCTACAGCATCACTCCTGTAGATTTCAGCGGTACTATAAATGTGACTGCTTTTATCGATGGTGATGTGATTAACCAGGACAGCAATTACGGCGAAAAATTCTGGGAAGAGGTTGAAGGGCAGCTAAACGGTAACGAAGCTTACTTAACACTCCGGACCAAAAAGACCGCCTTTGAAGTATGTACAGGAACCAGCATCAGTATTTTTAAGGGCAACGATCAGACATACCCTGAACTGGAAACTGTTCGTAAAGAAAAATACCTGGGACAAACTTTTAGCATATATTGTTCTGCCGAAGAAAGCCTGAGTATTTGCAAGATAGCGGCCAATCTTTCTTCGGAAAACCACCCGAAAGATCGGTTGATGGCGAATTGCAGGGAAGTGGTACAAAAAGCAGCAGCGCTGGGCTTTGAACAGCTGCTGCAAGCGCAGACCGCGGCATGGGCATGTAAATGGCAGGAAAGCGATATTGTGATTGAAGGGGATATTGCAGCGCAGCAGGCCATCCGTTTCAATATTTTTCAGCTGTTTCAGACTTATACCGGTAAAGACGACCGGTTGAACATCGGGCCCAAAGGCTTTACCGGGGAAAAGTACGGAGGTTCCACTTTCTGGGATACCGAAGCTTATTGTCTGCCTTTTTACCTGGCCACAGCAGAACCGAACGTAGGAAGGAACCTGCTCATTTATCGTTATAAGCAGCTGGATAAGGCCATACAAAATGCGGAGAAACTGGGCTTTAAAAACGGGGCCGCGCTATACCCGATGGTAACCATGAACGGGGAAGAATGCCATAACGAATGGGAGATCACCTTTGAAGAGATCCACCGCAATGGAGCTATTGCTTTTGCCATACACAACTATATCCGTTATACCGGAGATGAGGCTTATATGGCCGAATATGGGCTGGAAGTCCTGATTGCCATTGCGCGTTTCTGGAAGCAGCGCGTAAACTGGAGCAACGACAAGCAGCGCTATATGATACTTGGTGTAACCGGGCCTAATGAATATGAAAACAATGTAGACAACAACTGGTATACGAATTTGATGGCCAGCTGGTGTTTGAAATATGCCGCTGAAGCCCTGCAGCAAGTAAAAATGCAGGTGCCTAAACAATACCGGCAGCTTGCCGGAAAACTGGATTTTAAAGAAAAGGAACTGGCAGACTGGGCTGTAATCGTTGAAAAGATGTATTATCCGCAGGATCCCAAAAGAGGGATATTTTTACAGCAGGACGGATACCTCGATAAAGAACCGCTGACGGTAAAACACTTGTCGGCTTCTGACCGGCCGCTAAACCAAAAATGGAGCTGGGACCGTATCCTGCGCTCCTGTTTTATTAAGCAGGCCGATGTACTGCAGGGGTTGTATTTCTTTGAAGAGGATTATGATCTGGAAACCATCCGGAGGAACTTTGACTATTATGAACCCAAAACGGTACACGAGAGTTCTTTATCGCCTTGCGTACACAGTATTCTAGCTGCTAAATTAAACGATGAAGCCCGGGCCTATGAGTTTTACCTGAGGACGGCGCGCCTGGACCTGGACGATTACAATAACGACACAGAAGACGGACTGCACATTACTTCTATGGCAGGTACCTGGATGAGCATAGTAGAAGGATTTGCAGGAATGCGGGTGCGTGAAGGGCAGTTGCAGTTTAATCCCTTTTTGCCTGGTAAATGGGAGGCTTTCTCTTTCTCTATCCTGTTCAGAGGGGCAAGGCTCAACATCCGGATTACCGAACATGGGATCAGGATCAAAAATGATTCAGCTGTTGCTTTAACGGTGAAAGTAAGGGATGTTGTTTATCCGCTTGCCGCACATGCAGAAATTAAAGCTGACGATAACGTGATCTGGCCAGTGATGTAG
- a CDS encoding sigma-70 family RNA polymerase sigma factor — protein sequence MIAELIADLTPTLKTYAYNICGSLADAEDVVQDVLLKFLHVDQQHVDNVKAYLIRMVINRAIDQKKKLQRLVLDYPGEWLPEPVAFEKADAGIKRKELLSYSLMVLLEKLNPRQRAVFILKEAFDYEHAEIAKVLDIKPDLSRQLLTRAKKNIGTPGLDSGNMVPQAFLNKYLHVLQSGSMEQLEALLNEDVVSVSDGGGKARAAVKPVYGKKSVAALLLGLYRKFREADMVQQGWANDQPALLYFSGEQLIKCVTFTFHEGRISQAYIIRNPDKLKNLK from the coding sequence ATGATTGCTGAGTTAATCGCTGACTTAACACCGACCTTAAAAACCTATGCCTATAACATATGCGGTTCTCTGGCCGATGCAGAGGATGTGGTACAGGATGTATTGCTGAAATTCCTGCATGTAGACCAGCAGCATGTTGATAATGTGAAGGCCTATCTGATCCGGATGGTAATTAACCGCGCTATCGATCAGAAAAAGAAACTACAACGATTGGTACTGGACTATCCGGGAGAGTGGCTGCCCGAGCCTGTGGCATTTGAAAAGGCCGATGCGGGGATTAAACGAAAAGAACTGCTGTCGTACTCGCTAATGGTACTATTGGAGAAGCTTAACCCTAGGCAAAGGGCGGTATTTATTTTGAAAGAGGCGTTTGATTATGAACATGCCGAAATTGCCAAGGTATTGGACATTAAGCCCGACCTGTCGCGGCAATTGCTTACGCGCGCAAAGAAAAATATTGGTACGCCTGGGTTAGATTCCGGGAATATGGTTCCTCAGGCTTTTTTAAACAAATACCTTCATGTGCTGCAATCGGGCAGTATGGAGCAGTTGGAGGCGCTGTTAAATGAAGATGTGGTATCTGTATCTGATGGCGGAGGAAAAGCAAGGGCAGCGGTAAAACCGGTGTATGGCAAAAAATCTGTCGCAGCCTTGCTGCTGGGGCTTTACCGTAAGTTCAGAGAGGCCGATATGGTTCAGCAGGGCTGGGCCAATGATCAGCCGGCATTGCTTTATTTCTCGGGAGAGCAGTTGATCAAATGTGTCACTTTTACTTTTCATGAAGGTCGGATTAGCCAGGCTTACATCATCAGAAACCCCGATAAATTAAAAAATCTGAAATAA
- a CDS encoding carboxymuconolactone decarboxylase family protein has product MERIKNSDVPQGLMAAMRGVQNYIDQCGFDPLLLDLMRIRVSQINGCAYCLDMHTKEALHAGETVQRLISVSAWREAPYYSPQERALLEFAELLTRMEEDAEIDPVHEELLKYFTKAEIANLTVAIAQINSWNRFVKSTGIVAGSYVVRK; this is encoded by the coding sequence ATGGAAAGAATTAAAAACAGCGATGTTCCCCAAGGCTTAATGGCTGCTATGCGCGGCGTTCAGAATTACATAGATCAATGCGGTTTCGACCCGCTATTGCTGGACCTGATGCGTATCCGCGTTTCACAGATCAATGGGTGCGCCTATTGTCTGGATATGCATACCAAAGAAGCTTTGCATGCAGGTGAGACTGTACAACGGCTGATCTCTGTTTCGGCCTGGAGGGAAGCACCTTATTACAGTCCGCAGGAGCGCGCCTTACTGGAATTTGCAGAGCTGCTGACCCGAATGGAGGAAGACGCAGAAATTGATCCGGTTCATGAGGAGCTGCTAAAGTATTTTACCAAGGCTGAGATTGCCAATCTTACGGTTGCCATTGCGCAGATCAATTCCTGGAACAGGTTTGTAAAATCTACAGGCATTGTTGCCGGCAGTTATGTAGTTAGAAAGTAG
- a CDS encoding NRAMP family divalent metal transporter translates to MIDQNKPIKAKKEKWKWLSLLGPGLTTGAADDDPSGIATYAQTGAQFGYGQLWTALYMLPFMTAVQEACARIGLVTGKGIAAVVKENYSSRVLHFVVGLVVAANTINIGADIGAMAAAAQLIVPLPFTALTLLFTTTILLLEIFTSYRVYSRLLKWLALALLAYPVTVFIIDQPWTTVLKATVIPHIEFNFAFLFIITGVFGTTITPYMFFWEASQEVEEERENGLIKNGKLSIGWPQIHSMRKDNTIGMVISEFTTWCILLVAATVLHENGVHDIKNAADAARALEPLVHSFPNSGYLAKLIFSVGIIGLGLLAVPILSGSAAYAVAEALNWKASLDFKISKARGFYTIIIISTIVGLTLNFIGIDPVKALIYTAVMNGIAAVPLLFLIIKIATNDRIMGEYKSGWLSKALLWTTFLIMGAAAALLAFSPAATLVY, encoded by the coding sequence ATGATTGACCAAAACAAACCTATAAAAGCGAAAAAAGAAAAATGGAAATGGTTAAGTCTGCTGGGCCCCGGGCTAACAACTGGAGCGGCTGATGACGACCCTTCTGGAATAGCAACCTACGCACAAACAGGTGCTCAATTTGGCTATGGTCAGTTATGGACCGCTCTGTATATGCTTCCATTTATGACGGCTGTGCAGGAAGCTTGTGCACGTATTGGCTTAGTAACGGGTAAAGGAATTGCAGCTGTAGTAAAAGAGAATTATAGTTCTAGGGTACTTCATTTCGTAGTTGGATTGGTAGTAGCCGCAAATACCATAAACATTGGAGCAGATATCGGTGCTATGGCAGCTGCAGCGCAGCTCATCGTACCATTGCCCTTTACAGCCCTTACCCTGCTGTTTACAACAACTATACTATTACTGGAAATATTTACGAGCTATAGGGTTTATTCCCGTTTACTTAAATGGCTTGCCTTAGCCTTACTTGCTTACCCCGTTACCGTTTTCATTATAGACCAGCCCTGGACCACAGTGCTTAAAGCTACAGTAATTCCGCATATCGAATTCAATTTTGCATTCCTCTTTATCATTACCGGGGTTTTTGGAACAACAATAACACCCTATATGTTTTTCTGGGAAGCTTCACAGGAAGTTGAAGAAGAACGCGAAAATGGCCTTATAAAAAATGGTAAGCTGTCAATCGGCTGGCCTCAGATTCATTCAATGCGAAAAGACAATACCATTGGTATGGTCATCTCCGAATTTACAACCTGGTGTATTCTTCTGGTAGCAGCAACTGTTTTACATGAAAATGGGGTCCATGACATTAAAAATGCTGCAGATGCTGCAAGAGCGTTGGAACCTCTGGTACATTCCTTTCCAAATTCAGGATATCTTGCCAAACTGATATTCTCTGTTGGAATTATTGGATTGGGGCTACTGGCGGTACCCATATTATCCGGCTCTGCTGCATATGCGGTGGCCGAAGCGCTTAACTGGAAGGCAAGTCTGGATTTTAAAATAAGCAAAGCACGGGGGTTTTATACAATTATCATTATTTCCACTATAGTTGGCCTGACGTTAAATTTTATAGGGATTGATCCTGTAAAAGCACTGATTTATACCGCAGTAATGAATGGAATTGCCGCTGTCCCGCTCCTATTTCTCATCATAAAGATTGCTACCAACGACAGGATTATGGGCGAATATAAAAGTGGATGGCTGTCAAAAGCTTTACTCTGGACAACTTTTTTAATTATGGGTGCTGCCGCTGCACTGCTAGCCTTTTCACCAGCAGCAACCCTTGTATACTGA
- a CDS encoding 1-phosphofructokinase family hexose kinase → MLHFVLTQPRYTRENLTIKETATNNQYRFGMPGAMVSGSEYKKCLKILEQQQESAYIVVSGSLPPGVPSGIFKKIAEISRAKNARLIVDTSGEALKEALKAGVYLIKPNLKELASLAGKQNLTADDAEAAAKEVMNKYKCEVIVTSLGAGGALLITSAMCMKVEVPAVKTESTVGAGDSMLAGIIYSLFNSRSLIEAARYGVACGTAATMNPGTELCHLKDVQKLYQIINAALTSTAGF, encoded by the coding sequence CTGTTACACTTTGTCTTAACCCAGCCTCGGTATACCCGTGAGAACCTTACCATAAAAGAAACTGCAACCAATAACCAGTACCGGTTTGGCATGCCGGGGGCAATGGTTAGCGGCAGTGAATATAAGAAATGTCTAAAAATTTTAGAACAACAGCAAGAATCGGCCTATATTGTAGTTAGTGGTAGTTTACCACCAGGTGTACCATCCGGTATATTTAAAAAAATAGCTGAAATTAGCAGGGCTAAAAATGCCAGGCTTATAGTTGACACTTCGGGCGAAGCGCTAAAAGAGGCTTTGAAAGCGGGCGTTTATCTGATTAAGCCAAATTTAAAGGAATTGGCTAGCCTGGCAGGGAAACAGAACCTGACAGCTGACGATGCTGAAGCAGCTGCCAAAGAAGTGATGAACAAGTACAAATGTGAAGTCATTGTTACTTCTTTGGGTGCTGGTGGGGCTCTCCTCATTACATCCGCTATGTGCATGAAGGTTGAAGTTCCTGCAGTAAAAACAGAAAGTACTGTAGGGGCAGGCGACAGCATGCTGGCAGGAATTATTTATAGCCTTTTTAATTCCAGGAGCCTGATTGAAGCAGCCCGATATGGGGTTGCTTGTGGAACTGCTGCGACGATGAACCCTGGCACGGAACTATGCCATCTAAAAGATGTACAAAAATTATATCAGATTATTAATGCAGCTTTGACTTCAACAGCTGGCTTTTGA
- a CDS encoding HAD-IC family P-type ATPase has product MFTRMFPEAKLRIINALKANNEIVAMTGDGVNDGPALKAAHIGIAMGKKGTEIAKQAASLILVDDDLEKMVTAVAMGRRIYANLKKAIQYIISIHIPIILTVFIPLALGWVYPNIFSLVHIIFLELIMGPTCSIIYENEPIENNTMLQRPRPFSSTFFNWKELLTSIVQGVAIAIAALLVYRYAVYFNYSEAITRTMVFTVLITANVFLTLVNRSFYYSIFTTLKYKNNLVSGVIALTIVITGLLIYNGWLSAFFDFNPLTLSQLGVGVAAGFLGVIWYELVKWSKRNTSGQIKA; this is encoded by the coding sequence ATTTTTACAAGAATGTTTCCCGAAGCCAAGCTCAGGATAATTAATGCCTTAAAGGCAAATAACGAAATTGTTGCCATGACTGGTGATGGCGTTAACGACGGCCCCGCCCTGAAAGCTGCCCATATAGGTATTGCAATGGGAAAAAAGGGAACTGAGATTGCAAAGCAGGCCGCTTCGCTGATACTGGTAGATGACGATCTGGAAAAAATGGTTACTGCCGTGGCCATGGGAAGAAGGATCTATGCCAATCTGAAAAAGGCTATTCAGTACATCATATCGATCCATATACCAATCATTCTTACCGTATTTATTCCTTTGGCATTAGGGTGGGTATACCCTAATATATTTTCGCTGGTGCATATCATATTCCTTGAACTGATTATGGGACCCACCTGTTCAATTATCTATGAAAATGAGCCTATTGAGAACAATACAATGCTGCAAAGGCCCAGACCATTCAGCAGCACTTTTTTTAACTGGAAGGAACTGCTTACCAGTATTGTACAGGGGGTAGCCATTGCTATTGCGGCGCTGCTTGTTTACAGGTATGCAGTTTACTTTAATTATAGTGAAGCCATAACCAGAACAATGGTTTTTACGGTACTGATTACAGCAAATGTATTTTTAACGCTGGTAAACCGCTCGTTTTATTACAGCATTTTTACCACACTGAAATATAAGAACAACCTGGTTTCGGGGGTTATAGCCCTAACCATTGTGATTACAGGTTTGCTAATCTATAACGGCTGGTTATCCGCTTTCTTTGATTTTAATCCGCTAACGTTAAGCCAGCTTGGTGTTGGCGTAGCTGCTGGATTTTTAGGCGTAATCTGGTATGAACTGGTCAAGTGGAGCAAGAGGAACACTAGCGGGCAAATCAAGGCCTGA